From Schistocerca cancellata isolate TAMUIC-IGC-003103 chromosome 6, iqSchCanc2.1, whole genome shotgun sequence, a single genomic window includes:
- the LOC126191136 gene encoding uncharacterized protein K02A2.6-like → MVDASDFGIGAVLAHKDGSHDRPIAFASKLLSSVQRNYSQIEKEALALVFGVTKFHDFLYGRHFTIITDHKPLTSLFHPNKAVLPRTAQKFIRWSIFLSQYRYDILYRSTAKHGNADALSRLPVAADRAFDSSELACMFIDSETDDVVESFPMDFRRVATATAADPVLATILRFVATQWPLSTTRIEDPLVRRVFAHKEGLFERCGVLLLRSDNDQSRVVVPRSLQSSVLKLLHQGHWGIVSTKQLARQYCTWFGIDAAITTMCSSCMACAEQQSAPPRKFFAWPPATTPWQRLHIDFAGPYWNARWLVVVDSFSNFPFVVRMSSTTSSATIQALSAIFCIEGLPQTIVSDNGAQFMSAEFQSFCKANGIQHLTSAPFSPHSNGAAERLVRTFKSQMLKLKESHSREDALLLFLSSYRSQPRDGRSPVELLHGRPHRP, encoded by the coding sequence atggtagatgcatcggatttcgggatcggtgctgtgcttgcgcacaaagatggctcgcatgatcgccctattgcctttgcgtccaaattgctctcgtctgtgcaacgaaattattcacagatcgagaaagaagctttggctctcgtatttggtgttacaaagtttcatgacttcttgtatggtcgtcactttaccatcatcacagaccacaaacctttgacatcgctttttcatccgaacaaggctGTACttccacgtacagcacagaaattcattcgctggtctattttcctctcgcagtaccgctacgatatcttgtatcggtccactgctaagcacggaaacgccgatgcgttgtcccgtttgcctgttgctgcggatagagcattcgattcttccgaacttgcttgcatgttcattgattcggaaaccgatgacgtggtagaatcgtttccgatggattttcgtcgtgtagctacagccacagctgctgaccctgtccttgctaccattctgcgttttgttgctacgcaatggcccttgtcaacgacacggatcgaggatccgttggttcgccgagtttttgctcacaaggagggaCTTTTTGaacgatgtggtgttttgctgttgcgctctgataatgatcagtccagggtcgtggtcccacgttcgttacagtcctctgtcttaaagcttctccaccaaggacattggggtatagtgagcacgaaacaacttgctcgccagtactgtacttggttcggaatcgatgctgcgattacgactatgtgctcttcttgcatggcgtgtgccgaacaacaatccgcaccaccgcggaaattctttgcatggccgccagccactaccccttggcaacgcttacacatcgattttgctggtccatactggaatgctcgatggttggttgttgtcgattcattcagtaattttccttttgttgtccggatgtcttccacgacgtcttctgccacaatccaagcgttgtccgctatcttttgcattgaaggtcttccacagactattgtttccgacaatggcgcacaattcatgtctgccgaatttcagtcattctgcaaggccaatggtattcaacatctgacatctgcgccgttttcgccacactcaaacggtgccgctgaacgtttggtccggactttcaagtcccagatgttgaagttgaaagagtcgcattctcgggaggacgcgttgttgctctttttgtcctcgtatcgctctcagccccgcgatggtcgctcgccggttgagttgcttcacggtcgccctcatcgaccttga